From Glycine soja cultivar W05 chromosome 4, ASM419377v2, whole genome shotgun sequence, the proteins below share one genomic window:
- the LOC114409911 gene encoding zinc finger CCCH domain-containing protein 67-like, with amino-acid sequence MEPLESESVSSSAKDPLLGEPSSSVHPLDHDPQPSDLNHVTPVDDALGEELQGKLDLKDEGESDNKGSNLEDGGEKLSEDKGSNLEDESGKLSDEGAAPEGGKGEGCDGDLGGVANDDDGVIGDDLVSVADDGGVVRDDLVGGVVRDDLVVVVDDGGVVRDDLVVVDDDDDGVRDDVVVVVDDDDGWNGGGDEGCDCIENVNVNGSESDKVGGDVEGVKDERSSGRAQQYPLRPEAEDCAFYLKTGTCKFGFNCKFNHPLRRKNQAKKENAGEREEQAERSGQMECKYYLRSGGCKFGKACKFNHTRGKSSSASAAELNFLGLPIRVGEKECLYYMRTGSCKFGANCRFNHPDPTTVGGGDSPSGYGNGSSISLQGVSQSSISSWSSTRPLNESAPFVPVILSPNPGVSPQSSEWNGYQAPVYLSERSLHPPSTYVMNNPAMESNVYMHHQKQMLVEEFPERPGEPECSYFLKTGDCKFKSNCKFHHPKNRIARLPLCNLSDKGLPLRPDQNVCTYYRRYGICKFGPACKFDHPAPSTMAGHDQQSTYINSAGVDVAENGGVEDGNQQSV; translated from the exons ATGGAGCCCCTTGAATCCGAATCGGTTAGCTCCTCCGCCAAGGACCCGCTATTGGGTGAACCATCTTCCTCTGTTCACCCCCTCGATCATGATCCTCAACCCTCAGATCTCAATCACGTTACCCCGGTTGATGATGCACTTGGTGAGGAGCTTCAGGGGAAGTTGGATTTGAAGGATGAGGGTGAAAGTGATAATAAAGGTTCGAACTTGGAAGACGGGGGTGAAAAATTGAGCGAGGATAAAGGTTCGAACTTGGAAGATGAGAGTGGAAAATTGAGTGATGAAGGTGCTGCCCCAGAAGGTGGCAAGGGAGAAGGGTGTGATGGTGATCTTGGTGGTGTTGCTAATGACGATGATGGTGTTATTGGTGATGATTTAGTTTCCGTTGCTGATGATGGTGGTGTTGTTCGTGATGATTTAGTTGGTGGTGTTGTTCGTGATGatttagttgttgttgttgatgatggtGGTGTTGTTCGTGATGATTtagttgttgttgatgatgatgatgatggtgttCGTGATGATGTAGTTGTTGtagttgatgatgatgatggttggaatggtggtggtgatgagGGGTGTGATTGTATTGAGAATGTGAATGTGAATGGGAGTGAGAGTGATAAGGTGGGTGGAGATGTTGAGGGAGTTAAGGATGAGAGGAGCAGTGGTAGAGCTCAACAATACCCTTTGAGGCCTGAGGCTGAAGACTGTGCATTTTATCTCAAAACTGGGACTTGCAAATTTGGATTCAATTGCAAATTCAATCATCCGCTTAGGAGGAAAAACCAG GCTAAAAAAGAGAATGcgggagaaagagaagaacagGCAGAAAGATCAGGCCAGATGGAATGCAag TATTATTTAAGGTCTGGGGGGTGTAAGTTCGGAAAGGCTTGTAAGTTTAATCACACAAGAGGAAAGAGTTCATCAGCATCCGCTGCCGAGCTTAACTTCCTTGGCCTGCCTATTCGTGTG GGAGAGAAAGAGTGCCTCTATTACATGCGCACTGGCTCTTGTAAGTTTGGAGCAAACTGCAGGTTTAATCATCCCGATCCTACAACTGTTGGAGGAGGTGATTCTCCTTCTGGTTATGGTAATGGAAGTTCTATTTCGTTACAAGGTGTATCACAATCATCTATATCCTCATGGTCTTCTACTAGACCATTAAATGAATCTGCTCCTTTTGTGCCGGTGATACTTTCACCTAATCCAGGGGTTTCTCCCCAAAGTTCTGAATGGAATGGATATCAG GCACCTGTCTATCTCTCTGAGAGGAGTCTGCATCCACCTTCAACATATGTCATGAACAACCCAGCTATGGAATCAAATGTTTATATGCACCATCAAAAACAAATGCTGGTTGAAGAGTTTCCAGAAAGGCCTGGTGAACCCGAATGCAGCTATTTCTTAAAAACTGGGGATTGCAAGTTTAAATCTAATTGTAAATTTCACCATCCAAAGAATCGGATAGCAAGATTACCTCTATGCAACCTCAGTGACAAGGGTCTACCTTTGAGACcg GACCAGAATGTTTGCACATATTACAGACGTTATGGAATTTGCAAATTTGGACCGGCGTGTAAGTTCGATCACCCAGCGCCCTCAACTATGGCTGGACATGATCAACAATCCACATATATAAACTCAGCTGGTGTTGATGTGGCTGAAAATGGAGGTGTCGAAGATGGGAATCAGCAGTCTGTGTAA
- the LOC114409912 gene encoding retinoblastoma-related protein 1-like, with protein MSPPPAESNAMEDGKSENGGDQVESRFFEFCKNGLALEEKSCKEAANLFGETKHILLSNFSSMGNGTSEEAERYWFAFILYSVKKLIQKNDEGEKENTENIGLSLCRILRAAKLNIADFFKELPQFVVKAGPTLSNLYGTDWENRLEAKEMHANAIHLKILSKYYKRVFGEFFVATDTNAEINSPITVHASEYHRFGWLLFLALRVHAFSRFKDLVTCTNGLISILAILIIHVPTRFWNFNIHDSSRFVKKSNKGVDLLASLCNIYNTSEDELRKTMEKANNVIADILKKQPCLASECETGNLENIDKDGLTYFKDLMEESSLPSSLSMLEKDYDYMIHNKSELDERLFINEDDSLLASVSLSGGSVSAGGVKRKFDSMASPAKTITSPLSPHRSPASHANGIPGSANSKMAATPVSTAMTTAKWLRTVISPLPSKPSPELERFLTSCDRDATSDVVRRAQIILQAIFPSSPLGERCVTGSLQSANVVDNIWAEQRRLEALKLYYRVLEAMCRAEAQVLHATNLTSLLTNERFHRCMLACSAELVLATHKTVTMLFPAVLERTGITAFDLSKVIESFIRHEESLPRELRRHLNSLEERLLESMVWEKGSSMHNSLAVARPSLSAEINSLGLLAEPMPSLDEIAMHINFSCGGLPPVPTLPKLESPSNQNGDIRSPKRNVLMERNSFTSPVKDCLLPCIILKSKLPPPPLQSAFASPTKPNPGGGGETCAETGINIFFGKIIKLGAVRISGMVERLQLSQQIRENVYSLFQRILNQWTSLFFNRHIDQIILCCFYGVAKISQLNLTFKEIVYNYRKQPHCKPQVFRSVFVDWSLARRNGRTGQEHIDIITFYNEIFIPSVKPLLVELGPAGPTTKSDRIPEVNKNDGHLAQCPGSPKISPFPTLPDMSPKKVSATHNVYVSPLRSSKMEALISHSSKSYYACVGESTHAYQSPSKDLTAINNRLNGNRKVRGPLNFDDVDFGLVSDSMVANSLYLQNGSCASSSGAPFKSEQPDS; from the exons ATGAGTCCTCCTCCAGCTGAATCCAACGCCATGGAAGACGGCAAGTCCGAGAATGGCGGCGACCAAGTCGAGTCTCGCTTCTTCGAGTTCTGCAAG AATGGGCTAGCATTGGAAGAGAAAAGCTGTAAAGAAGCAGCGAATCTGTTTGGAGAAACCAAGCATATTCTACTGTCAAATTTTTCGTCAATGGGAAACGGAACG TCTGAAGAAGCAGAGAGGTATTGGTTTGCTTTTATTTTGTACTCTGTCAAAAAATTGATCCAGAAAAATGACGAGGGTGAGAAGGAAAACACTGAGAACATTGGGCTTAGCTTGTGTCGTATATTGAGAGCAGCAAAGCTTAA CATTGCAGATTTTTTCAAAGAACTTCCACAGTTTGTTGTTAAGGCTGGTCCAACTTTAAGTAATCTATATGGCACAGATTGGGAAAACAGGCTTGAG GCGAAGGAGATGCATGCCAATGCTATTCACTTGAAGATTCTTAGCAA GTACTATAAACGTGTATTTGGAGAGTTCTTTGTGGCAACTGACACAAATGCTGAAATAAACTCACCTATTACTGTTCATGCATCTGAATATCATCGATTTGGATGGTTGCTTTTCCTGGCACTTCGTGTACATGCTTTCAGCCGTTTCAAAGACTTAGTGACTTGCACTAATGGTTTAATTTCAATCTTG GCCATCTTAATTATTCATGTTCCTACTCGATTTTGGAATTTCAACATTCATGACTCCTCACGCTTTG TTAAGAAAAGTAACAAAGGTGTGGACCTCCTTGCATCACTTTGCAACATATACAACACTTCTGAAGATGAGTTGAGGAAAACCATGGAGAAAGCCAATAATGTAATAGCAGATATATTGAAGAAGCAGCCTTGCTTGGCATCTGAATGTGAAACCGGAAACCTAGAGAATATTGATAAAG ATGGtttgacctattttaaagaCCTGATGGAAGAATCGTCTCTACCTTCTAGTTTAAGTATGTTAGAAAAAGATTATGATTACATGATTCACAACAAGAGTGAATTGGATGAAAGGTTATTCATTAATGAGGATGACAGCCTATTAGCTTCAGTAAGCTTATCTGGAGGTTCTGTTTCAGCTGGTGGTGTAAAG aggaaatttgattcaatGGCATCACCTGCTAAGACCATTACAAGTCCTCTCTCACCACACCGCTCCCCCGCATCACATGCTAATGGCATCCCAGGTAGTGCAAACTCAAAGATGGCGGCCACCCCTGTAAGCACAGCAATGACTACAGCGAAGTGGCTTCGAACTGTCATTTCTCCACTTCCATCAAAGCCCTCGCCAGAGCTGGAACGGTTTTTGACATCATGTGATAGGGATGCTACGAGTGATGTGGTTCGCAGAGCACAGATTATATTGCAGGCTATATTTCCTAGTAGTCCTCTCGGAGAACGATGTGTAACTGGAAGCCTGCAAAGTGCAAACGTTGTGGACAATATATGGGCTGAACAACGAAGACTGGAAGCACTGAAGTTATACTACAGGGTATTGGAAGCAATGTGCAGAGCAGAAGCCCAAGTACTTCATGCAACTAATTTAACCTCTCTACTTACCAATGAGAGGTTCCATCGGTGTATGCTTGCATGTTCTGCAGAGTTAGTCCTGGCAACTCACAAGACTGTAACAATGTTGTTCCCTGCAGTACTAGAGAGGACTGGAATTACAGCCTTTGATCTTAGCAAGGTGATTGAAAGTTTCATTAGACATGAAGAATCTCTCCCAAGAGAATTGAGAAGACATCTGAATTCATTGGAAGAACGTCTTTTGGAGAGCATGGTATGGGAAAAGGGTTCTTCAATGCATAACTCTTTGGCAGTTGCCAGACCTTCCCTCTCTGCAGAGATAAATAGTCTTGGACTGTTAGCTGAACCAATGCCATCATTGGATGAAATTGCAATGCATATTAACTTCTCTTGTGGAGGACTGCCGCCAGTGCCTACCTTGCCCAAGCTTGAAAGCCCTTCAA ATCAGAATGGGGATATCAGATCACCCAAGCGAAATGTTTTAATGGAAAGAAATTCTTTCACTTCACCAGTGAAAGATTGCCTTCTTCCCTGTATCATCCTTAAGTCAAAACTACCCCCACCTCCTTTGCAGTCAGCATTTGCCAG CCCAACAAAGCCCAATCCAGGAGGTGGAGGGGAAACATGTGCAGAAACTGggatcaacattttttttggcAAG ATCATCAAGTTGGGAGCAGTCAGAATAAGTGGCATGGTTGAAAGGCTACAATTATCTCAGCAAATAAGGGAGAATGTATACTCTCTTTTCCAGCGGATCCTTAATCAGTGGACATCTCTCTTTTTCAACCGTCATATTGACCAAATCATCTTGTGTTGTTTCTATGGAGTTGCAAAG ATTTCACAACTCAATCTAACTTTTAAGGAGATCGTATACAACTACAGAAAGCAACCACATTGCAAACCACAAGTTTTTCGTAGTGTATTTGTTGATTGGTCATTGGCTCGCCGAAATGGG AGAACAGGACAGGAGCATATTGACATAATTACCTTTTACAATGAAATATTCATTCCTTCTGTAAAGCCACTGCTTGTTGAACTTGGCCCTGCTGGACCAACTACAAAAAGCGACCGAATACCTGAAGTTAATAAAAATGATG GCCATTTAGCTCAATGTCCAGGGTCTCCTAAAATATCACCTTTCCCAACCCTTCCTGATATGTCTCCAAAAAAAGTGTCAGCCACACATAACGTATATGTCTCTCCATTACGATCGTCCAAG ATGGAGGCTCTAATATCACACAGCTCAAAAAGCTATTATGCATGTGTTGGGGAGAGCACTCATGCATATCAGAGCCCGTCAAAAGACCTGACCGCCATCAATAACCGTTTGAATGG CAACCGGAAGGTGAGAGGTCCCCTCAACTTTGATGATGTTGATTTCGGGTTGGTGAGTGACTCTATGGTTGCAAACAGCCTCTATCTGCAGAATGGAAGCTGTGCTTCATCATCAGGTGCACCATTCAAATCAGAGCAACCTGACTCCTAG